The genomic segment AGCGCGGCGACGATCTCCTCCAGCGGGGCACCCGGGTGGGCCTCGGCGGCGAGCACCTCGCCCAGGCAGTACCGGATGTCGTCGGCGAAGCTGCCGCCGGTGGCGCTGCGCAGCCGCAGCGGCACGATGTCGACGAAGAAGCCGACCAGGTCGGTGAACGCGGTGCGGCGACGGTCGGCGACGACGGCACCGACCACATGGTCGGTGCGGCCGGTCAGCCGGCCCAGCGCCACCCCGATCGCGGCGAGGACCACGACCGACGGGGTGGCGCCGTACCGCGCGGCGACGGCCCGTACGTTCGCGTCCGTCGCGGCCGGCAGCGGCGCCGCGAGCACCGCACCGGCGTAGGTCTGCACCGGCGGGCGGGGCCGGTCGCGGGGCAGGTCGAGCACGGTCGGCGCGTCCGCCAGGTGCTCGGTCCACCAGGCCAGGTCGGCGGTGCCCCGCGCGGAGTCCCGGTCGGCCCGCCAGGCGGCGTAGTCGGCGTAGCTGGCCGGCAGCGGCTCGGCGTCGATGCCCGAGTATCCGGCGGCAAGCTCCCGGTACAGCACCGACTGGGACCAGCCGTCGGCGACGGCGTGGTGCAGCACCAGGCACAGCACGTGCTCGGTCGGGCCCAGCCGGAGCAGTTCGGCGCGCCACGCCGGGCCCGCCGCGAGGTCGACGACCGTACCGGCGCGCTCGCGCAGCGCGGCGGGCAGCTCGTCCTCGGTGAGATCGGTGACCGGCAGCGGAACCTCGCCGCTAGGGTCGCAGACCGGCCGCGGAACACCGTCGTGCTGCTCGATGCGCCAGCGCAGCACCTCGTGCCGGTCGGAAAGCCGGCGCAGCGCGCGGCGCAGCGCCGGGACGTCCAGCGGGCCGCGGAGGCGTTCGGCGAACGCGATGTTGTAGGCGGCGGAGTCGGGGGCGAGCTGGTCAACGAACCACAGCCGCCGCTGCGAGGGCGACAGCGTCGGCGGGTTGCCGCTGGTCGGCTCCGGGCCGGTCAGCGGCCCGGCGGCGGCGAGGCGGGCGGCGATGCCGGCCGGGGTGCGGCCGGTGAACACGTCCTCGACGGTGACGTCACGGGCGAACTGCTCGCGCAGCTCGGCGACCAGCCGCATCGCGGCGAGCGAGTGCCCACCGGCGGCGAAGAAGTCGTCGTCCGGGCCGGGACTGCCGCCCAGCACCCGGGACCAGGCGGCGGCGACCGGGTCGGCCGGCACGGCCACCGATCCGATCGGCGCCAAGGCTCGCAGCGCGTCCCGGTCCACCTTGCCGACCACGGTGAACGGCAGCGCCTCGAGCCGCACGTACCGCCGCGGCACCATCGTGTCGGTCAGCCGCCGGGCGGCGTGCGCGACGAGCGCGTCGTCGGCCGGCGCGGTCGCCGGGGCGAGGAACCCGACCAGTTCCGGGCCGATCGGGCCGGGCAGTGCCAGCACCGCGGCCTGGGTGACGTCCGGGTGCGCCTGCAGCACCGCCTCGATCTCGCCGGTCTCGACCCGCTGACCGCGGATCTTCACCTGACCGTCCCGGCGGCCGAGGAACTCCAGTTGGCCGTCCGGCCGCCGCCGGGCCAGGTCGCCGGTGCGGTACAGCCGAGCGCCGGGTCGGCCGGACAGCGCGTCCGGGACGAACCGTTCGGCGGTCAGCCGGGGCGCGTCGAGGTAGCCGTACGCCACTCCCGGGCCGCCGATCAGCAGCTCACCGGCCTCGCCGTCGGGCACCGGCCGCAACTGCTCGTCGACCAGGTACGCGGCGTGCGTGCCCACCGGCGTCCCGATCGGCGGCTCCCCGTCCGGCGCCCCGTGCAGGTCGGCGGCCAGCACGAACACCGTCGTCTCGGTCGGGCCGTACACGTTGAACAGGCGACGCTCCCGCCAGCGCCGCACCAGCGTCGGCGGCAGCGCCTCGCCACCGACCACGATGGTGCGCAGCGTCGGCAGCGCCACCGGGTCGAGCAGCGCCAGTACCGGCGGGGTCGCCACGCACCAGGTGACCTCGTGCGCGGCGGCGAAGGCGACCAGCCGGGCCGGGTCGATCCGGTCCCGGTGGCCGACCAGCGCGACGGTGGCGCCGGTGGTCAGCGTCAGGAACAGGTCCATCACCGAGGCGTCCCAGCTCAACGAGGTGAGCCCGAGCAGCCGGTCGGCGGCGGTCGCCCCGGTCATCGCCCGGCAGGCGTCGACGAACTCCAGCACGCTGCGCTGGCTGACCAGGACGCCCTTCGGGGTGCCGGTCGAGCCGGACGTGTAGGTGAGGTACCCGAGTCGGTCCCGGCCGGGCGGGCCGGCCGGCACCTCCGCCAGCGGCAGGGGCACCGCGGGGACCTCCACCAGCGGCACGTCGACCGGGCCCAGCGCCTCCCGGCCGGCGGCATCGACCACGATCGCGTCCACCCGCGACTCGGTCACCAGGTGCCGCAACCGGTCCCGCGGGTGCGCCGGGTCCAGCGGGAGGTAGCCAGCGCCGGAGCCCAACACCCGAGCACCGCGACGACCATCTCGACGCCGCGCTCGGTGCACACCCCGACCAGCCCGGTACCACCGGCCGGCAGCGTCGCCGCGAGGGCACCGGCCCGGCCGAGCAGCGACGCGTAGCTCTCGGCGCGCTCCCACTGCCGTACCGCGGTCGCGTCGGGTGTCGCCCGCGCCTGCGCCAGGACCAGCGCGAACAGGCTCTCGTCAGCCATCCATCGCCTCCGCGTCGGTGATCTGCAGCCGCAGCTCGCTGAAGTACCGGCGGCCGGCGGCGTCGGGCACCCAGCACTCGTCGGGGGTGGGCAGCATCTCGGTGACCGACACCGGTACGTCCCGGCCGGCCCGGGTGCGCGCCCCGCGCGCCGCGTTGCACAGCGCCACCGCGAACTGCGGGCTGGTCAGGTCGACGAAGAACGGCTTGATCTCGGTGTCGATCTTGACATAGACGCGCTCCGGCAGCCCCAGCTCGGCCCGCCACCGGCGTACCGCGAGGTAGCGAGCGGCGTCGCCGCGGGCGGCGGCGAGCCCGCTGCGGTCCACCGTGGTACGCCAGGTCTCCCGGCTGACCACCAGCCGGTCGATGGACAGCCGGGCGGTGTGCGCGGCCGGTGC from the Actinocatenispora thailandica genome contains:
- a CDS encoding amino acid adenylation domain-containing protein, producing MLGSGAGYLPLDPAHPRDRLRHLVTESRVDAIVVDAAGREALGPVDVPLVEVPAVPLPLAEVPAGPPGRDRLGYLTYTSGSTGTPKGVLVSQRSVLEFVDACRAMTGATAADRLLGLTSLSWDASVMDLFLTLTTGATVALVGHRDRIDPARLVAFAAAHEVTWCVATPPVLALLDPVALPTLRTIVVGGEALPPTLVRRWRERRLFNVYGPTETTVFVLAADLHGAPDGEPPIGTPVGTHAAYLVDEQLRPVPDGEAGELLIGGPGVAYGYLDAPRLTAERFVPDALSGRPGARLYRTGDLARRRPDGQLEFLGRRDGQVKIRGQRVETGEIEAVLQAHPDVTQAAVLALPGPIGPELVGFLAPATAPADDALVAHAARRLTDTMVPRRYVRLEALPFTVVGKVDRDALRALAPIGSVAVPADPVAAAWSRVLGGSPGPDDDFFAAGGHSLAAMRLVAELREQFARDVTVEDVFTGRTPAGIAARLAAAGPLTGPEPTSGNPPTLSPSQRRLWFVDQLAPDSAAYNIAFAERLRGPLDVPALRRALRRLSDRHEVLRWRIEQHDGVPRPVCDPSGEVPLPVTDLTEDELPAALRERAGTVVDLAAGPAWRAELLRLGPTEHVLCLVLHHAVADGWSQSVLYRELAAGYSGIDAEPLPASYADYAAWRADRDSARGTADLAWWTEHLADAPTVLDLPRDRPRPPVQTYAGAVLAAPLPAATDANVRAVAARYGATPSVVVLAAIGVALGRLTGRTDHVVGAVVADRRRTAFTDLVGFFVDIVPLRLRSATGGSFADDIRYCLGEVLAAEAHPGAPLEEIVAALGVARDPSRAPLVQVLFNVFNFAEPRLELAGLEVAPVRLPVPGSPFDLTLYLTERDGRFVLEAAYNTDLYRPERMHALLDGLVALIGALAAAPDAVTGEVGPRFDTSGAGDAPEVPTRTAGAVSQTGTTGAVMPAGTTGAVTPAGTTGAVAPVTDTERLVAEVWRALLDRAEVGATDNFFELGATSLSMVEAGSRIAARIGRPVPVVDLFRFPNIRALAEHLDGSADDSALTRARQRSALRRRNASRRPGPGPR